The DNA region ACGGCTGGTTCGGCAGGCTGCGCCTCGGCGCGTACGGGATTGTGCGCGGCGCGTATTCTGGGCGGCAGTGCTCGCGAGTTTCTGCCTGATTTATGCCTGGCAGCATTTCCAGGATATCCAGCTTCGCTACCAACTCGAAGACGTCCAGGCGCGGCACGCGCAAGCCGTCGAACTGAACCAGCAGCTGCATCTGGAGGCGGCGTCGCTCAGTTCGCCCATGCGGATTGATGCCATTGCTCGCCAGCAGCTTGGGATGACGGTTTCCGTTCCGGCGCAATACGTCCCGGCGGATCTTTCGCGCAATTCTTATCTGGCGCAGGCGCGCGTTCCCGCGCTCGTGAAGGCGGCACAGACATCGCGGCCGTGATGAGGCTTCAGGATTCGGTGAAGCGCCCTGCCGGGGCGCATGAGGCCGCCAGGCATCGGGGTCGTGCAGCGGGCCGAGGCATTGTGAGATGAAATCTGCACCGGACGCAGGCCGGAGCCCATGGAGCAACGCGGTCCCCGTTTCCGTTTTTTGCTGATTTTCTGCTTTGCGGTCGTGTGGATGGGCGCCGTTCTGGCCCGCCTCACTTATCTTCAGCTCTTCAGCTATCAGGAATACCTGACCCGCGCAAACCGTCAGCAGGAACGCATCATCGAAATCAGCCCCACTCGCGGCGTAATTTACGACCGGAATGGCCGCGAACTGGCCATGAGCATCCCTGTTGATTCCTGTTTTGCTGATCCGGATGAAATCTCAGATCCGGAAATGGTTGCGCGGCTGCTTTCGCGCATTCTCAATAAATCCGAAGACGAAATTGAGGAGCATCTGAAGTCCTCGCGCTCGTTCGCGTGGATCGCGCGGAAGATCACTCCCCAGCAGCGGGCGCGCATCGAAGCCCTGAATCTGCGCGGCATCTACTTCCAGAAAGAGAACAAGCGCTTCTACCCCGAGCACGACCTTGCTGCCAGCGTTCTGGGTTACGTGGACGTGGACGAACACGGTCTCGGCGGCGTCGAATACTCCCTTGACAAACTGGTCCGAGGAAAACCGAGCCGCATGCTCGTTATGGCCGATGCCCGCCAGCGGTGGTTTGACCGCAGCGAGAACTCGGCGGACAAGGGAGACAATGTCGTCCTTACGATCGACCAGACAATTCAATTCATCGCCGAAAAGGCTCTCGCCTCTGGCATTGCGCGTACTCACGCCAAAGGCGGCTCCGTTGTCGTGCAAGATCCAAACACGGGAGAACTGCTGGCGGTCGCTGATTGGCCCACGTTTGATCCCAACGATGCGGGAAATTACCGTCCCGAGGACCGCGTCGAGCGCGCCGTCGCCGACGCGTACGAACCCGGTTCGATATTCAAAACCATTTTGCTCTCAGCCGCCATCGAAGAAGGTGTAGCCCGCCCCAGCGAACTCGTGGATTGCCAGATGGGATCGATTGTTGTCGCGGGCCGGCTGATACACGACCACAAGGCTTACGGTTTGCTTTCCGTGGAACAAATCCTCGCCTTCTCAAGCGACGTGGGCTCAATCAAAATCGCGCTGCGCCTCGGCGCGCCGAAGTATTACGAATACATACGCAGCTTCGGCTTCGGACAGCCAACGGGAATCAAGTTGCCGGGAGAGAACCGCGGCCTCCTGCGCCCCCTCGATGACTGGACCGCCACCTCCATAGGCTACACCGCCATTGGGCAGGAGCTCAGCGTCACGCCGGTGCAGATGATTTCCGCCGAATCGGCTATCGCGAATGGCGGCCTCCTGCGAAGCCCTCAGGTCATCCGCAAAGTCGTGCGCGGTGGCGAAGTCATGTTGCAGGGCCAGCCCGATCCACGGCGCGTGATTGATGAAAGAACCGCGGCCACCATGCGCGAAATGATGGAGCAGGTAATTCTGCAGGGGA from Candidatus Acidiferrales bacterium includes:
- the ftsL gene encoding cell division protein FtsL, producing MTEYHTRKRIDNSRLVRQAAPRRVRDCARRVFWAAVLASFCLIYAWQHFQDIQLRYQLEDVQARHAQAVELNQQLHLEAASLSSPMRIDAIARQQLGMTVSVPAQYVPADLSRNSYLAQARVPALVKAAQTSRP
- a CDS encoding penicillin-binding transpeptidase domain-containing protein — protein: MEQRGPRFRFLLIFCFAVVWMGAVLARLTYLQLFSYQEYLTRANRQQERIIEISPTRGVIYDRNGRELAMSIPVDSCFADPDEISDPEMVARLLSRILNKSEDEIEEHLKSSRSFAWIARKITPQQRARIEALNLRGIYFQKENKRFYPEHDLAASVLGYVDVDEHGLGGVEYSLDKLVRGKPSRMLVMADARQRWFDRSENSADKGDNVVLTIDQTIQFIAEKALASGIARTHAKGGSVVVQDPNTGELLAVADWPTFDPNDAGNYRPEDRVERAVADAYEPGSIFKTILLSAAIEEGVARPSELVDCQMGSIVVAGRLIHDHKAYGLLSVEQILAFSSDVGSIKIALRLGAPKYYEYIRSFGFGQPTGIKLPGENRGLLRPLDDWTATSIGYTAIGQELSVTPVQMISAESAIANGGLLRSPQVIRKVVRGGEVMLQGQPDPRRVIDERTAATMREMMEQVILQGTGKGFAQPLGYTAAGKTGTAQKIDPATGRYAKRAYEDSFIGFAPLNNPVVTILVNLDSPENGQEGGPTAGPIFKEVAEQTLAYLNVPHDMPEPPALEMAALRKKGLMLPGQALAAKRRASRQLDNPPRKMLGATVPESTTVALAEGQAVIVPKLVGQTVRGVTESCSHLGLMPILIGDGIATDQTPDAGTHVLPGTKVTVHFSQGGDSAASRPGTRW